From Solea solea chromosome 20, fSolSol10.1, whole genome shotgun sequence, one genomic window encodes:
- the gmpr gene encoding GMP reductase 1, protein MPRVDADLKLDFKDVLFRPKRSSLKSRSEVDLQRTFTFRNSKQTYTGIPIIAANMDTTGTFEMAQVLSKHTLFTAIHKHYSVEEWKNFAANHPECLEHVAASSGSGVADLEKLCGILEAVPALKYICLDVANGYSEYFVEFVKTVREKFPKHTIMAGNVVTGEMVEELILSGADIIKVGIGPGSVCTTRIKTGVGYPQLSAVIECADSAHGLKGHIISDGGCSCPGDVAKAFGAGADFVMMGGMLAGHDQCTGELIEKNGKKYKLFYGMSSDTAMKKYVGGVAEYRASEGRTVEVPYRGDVENTIRDVLGGLRSTCTYVGAAKLKELSRRTTFIRVTQQSSHMFT, encoded by the exons GTTGACCTTCAGAGGACCTTCACATTCCGCAACTCCAAACAGACCTACACTGGCATCCCCATCATCGCCGCTAACATGGACACAACAGGGACGTTTGAGATGGCGCAGGTCCTCAGCAAA CACACACTCTTCACAGCCATTCACAAACACTACTCTGTAGAAGAATGGAAGAACTTTGCTGCCAACCATCCAGAATGCTTAGAG CATGTAGCTGCCAGCTCAGGCAGTGGCGTCGCAGACCTGGAGAAGCTGTGTGGCATCCTGGAGGCCGTTCCTGCCCTCAAGTACATCTGTCTGGACGTGGCCAACGGCTACTCCGAGTACTTTGTGGAGTTTGTGAAGACTGTGAGAGAAAAGTTCCCCAAACACACCATCATG GCTGGTAACGTGGTCACGGGGGAGATGGTGGAGGAGCTCATCTTGTCAGGTGCTGACATCATCAAAGTGGGCATTGGGCCAG gttcCGTGTGCACGACAAGGATCAAGACAGGCGTGGGTTACCCACAACTCAGTGCTGTGATAGAGTGTGCAGACTCAGCGCACGGACTTAAAGGACACATTATCTCT GATGGGGGCTGCAGTTGTCCAGGAGATGTAGCCAAGGCCTTTG GTGCTGGGGCCGACTTTGTCATGATGGGGGGAATGCTCGCAGGCCACGACCAGTGCACCGGTGAGCTCATCGAGAAGAACGGCAAGAAGTACAAGCTCTTCTACGGCATGAGCTCTGACACGGCCATGAAGAAGTATGTGGGTGGAGTCGCCGAGTACAG GGCGTCTGAGGGAAGAACGGTGGAGGTTCCCTACAGAGGAGACGTGGAGAACACCATCCGTGACGTGCTCGGCGGTCTACGCTCCACCTGCACCTACGTGGGAGCCGCCAAGCTGAAGGAGCTGAGCCGGCGGACCACCTTCATCCGCGTCACACAGCAGTCCAGCCACATGTTCACATAG